One stretch of Streptomyces agglomeratus DNA includes these proteins:
- a CDS encoding ROK family protein — translation MKHVIALDVGGTGMKAALVGADGALLHEARRATGRERGPDAVVETIMDFAAGLRAYGEATYGESASAAGVAVPGIVDAGNGIAVYAANLGWRDVPMRDLLSRKLHGVPVALGHDVRTGGLAEGRIGAGRGADRFLFVPLGTGIAGAIGINGVIESGAHGYAGEIGHIVVRPGGVLCGCGQRGCLERLASASAVSAAWAAACGDPDADAADCAKAVEAGDTRAREVWLDAIGALADGLVTALTLLDPRTLIIGGGLAEAGETLFTPLRAAVAERVTFQKLPQIVPAALGDTAGCLGAGLLAWDLLATNAADPTHATEEATEVSA, via the coding sequence GTGAAACACGTCATCGCCCTCGATGTGGGCGGCACCGGGATGAAGGCCGCGCTGGTCGGCGCGGACGGCGCACTGTTGCACGAGGCCCGCCGGGCCACCGGCAGGGAGCGGGGGCCGGACGCCGTCGTCGAGACGATCATGGACTTCGCGGCCGGACTGCGCGCGTACGGGGAGGCCACGTACGGCGAGAGCGCCTCCGCCGCGGGCGTCGCCGTGCCCGGCATCGTCGACGCCGGGAACGGGATCGCGGTGTACGCCGCCAACCTGGGCTGGCGCGACGTACCGATGCGCGATCTCCTCAGCCGGAAGCTGCACGGCGTGCCGGTCGCGCTCGGCCACGACGTCCGCACCGGCGGGCTGGCCGAGGGCCGCATCGGCGCGGGCCGGGGCGCGGACCGCTTCCTGTTCGTACCGCTCGGCACGGGGATCGCCGGCGCCATCGGCATCAACGGCGTCATCGAGTCCGGGGCCCACGGTTACGCCGGCGAGATCGGCCACATCGTCGTACGCCCCGGCGGTGTCCTCTGCGGCTGCGGTCAGCGGGGCTGCCTGGAGCGCCTGGCCTCCGCCTCCGCCGTGTCCGCCGCCTGGGCGGCCGCCTGCGGTGACCCGGACGCCGACGCCGCGGACTGCGCCAAGGCCGTGGAGGCGGGAGACACCCGGGCGCGTGAGGTGTGGCTGGACGCCATCGGCGCGCTCGCCGACGGGCTCGTCACCGCTCTCACCCTGCTGGACCCGCGCACGCTGATCATCGGTGGCGGGCTCGCCGAGGCCGGGGAAACCTTGTTCACACCCCTGCGGGCGGCCGTCGCGGAACGCGTCACGTTCCAGAAGCTGCCCCAGATCGTTCCGGCGGCCCTCGGGGACACCGCCGGATGCCTGGGCGCGGGGCTCCTCGCCTGGGACCTTCTCGCCACAAACGCTGCGGACCCCACGCACGCCACAGAAGAAGCCACGGAGGTATCCGCCTGA
- a CDS encoding ABC transporter substrate-binding protein: MTVALSGCGSSGDGDVTLKFVAADYDPEGGDSTKQYWEGVATAFEAENKGIKVDVSVYDWKDVDREVAEMVEAGDAPDIAQIGAYADYAAEGRLYPVNDLLSIPVQANLLAPLAEAGEVGRMAYGIPFVASTRLLFYNKTLFTQAGLEPPKSWDGIESAAKALKERGVKYPFALPLGKEEAQAETMMWMLSNGGGYTDSVGTYTIDSPQNVEAFDWLKDTLVGEQLTGPVAPGKLDRKPAFTAFANGEVGMLNGHPSLLQQAAKKGVKVGMVPLPGPDGKARSSMGVADWMMGFKQNGHGRQIGKFLDFAYNDENVLEFADQYDLLPVTVSASETMAEDPAHKELWPFLEALSESTLYPVGKTSWAKVSENIKKQIGAVVTPNGDPTGTLGAIGREAAATENAE, from the coding sequence ATGACAGTGGCCCTGTCGGGATGCGGCAGCTCCGGGGACGGGGATGTCACGCTCAAGTTCGTCGCGGCGGACTACGACCCTGAGGGCGGCGACAGCACCAAGCAGTACTGGGAGGGCGTGGCGACCGCGTTCGAGGCGGAGAACAAGGGCATCAAGGTCGACGTCTCCGTCTACGACTGGAAGGACGTCGACCGCGAGGTCGCCGAGATGGTCGAGGCGGGCGACGCCCCGGACATCGCCCAGATCGGCGCGTACGCCGACTACGCGGCCGAGGGCCGGCTCTACCCCGTCAACGACCTGCTCTCCATCCCCGTACAGGCCAACCTGCTCGCCCCGCTGGCCGAGGCGGGCGAGGTCGGGCGGATGGCGTACGGCATCCCCTTCGTCGCCAGCACCCGCCTGCTCTTCTACAACAAGACGCTCTTCACCCAGGCCGGTCTCGAACCCCCCAAGTCGTGGGACGGGATCGAGAGCGCCGCCAAGGCGCTCAAGGAGCGCGGCGTGAAGTACCCGTTCGCGCTGCCGCTGGGCAAGGAAGAGGCCCAGGCCGAGACCATGATGTGGATGCTCAGCAACGGCGGCGGCTACACGGACTCGGTCGGTACGTACACGATCGACTCCCCGCAGAACGTCGAGGCGTTCGACTGGCTGAAGGACACCCTCGTCGGCGAGCAGCTGACCGGGCCCGTCGCCCCCGGCAAGCTCGACCGGAAGCCGGCCTTCACGGCGTTCGCGAACGGCGAGGTCGGCATGCTCAACGGTCACCCGTCCCTGCTCCAGCAGGCGGCCAAGAAGGGCGTCAAGGTCGGCATGGTGCCGCTGCCCGGGCCGGACGGCAAGGCGAGGTCGAGCATGGGCGTCGCCGACTGGATGATGGGCTTCAAGCAGAACGGTCACGGCCGGCAGATCGGCAAGTTCCTCGACTTCGCGTACAACGACGAGAACGTTCTGGAGTTCGCCGACCAGTACGACCTGCTGCCGGTGACGGTCTCCGCCTCCGAGACGATGGCCGAGGACCCGGCGCACAAGGAGCTGTGGCCGTTCCTGGAGGCGCTGTCGGAATCGACGCTCTACCCGGTGGGCAAGACGTCGTGGGCGAAGGTCAGCGAGAACATCAAAAAGCAGATCGGTGCGGTGGTCACGCCCAACGGCGACCCGACCGGGACACTGGGCGCGATCGGGCGCGAGGCGGCGGCGACGGAGAACGCGGAGTAG
- the otsB gene encoding trehalose-phosphatase — MASQSQPHPLPTEFTPATPAGRDGLAALLAAPDRALIALDFDGTLADIVPDPEQSRAHPGAVGALAALAPYVGSIAVITGRPAGVAVRYGGFAGVAGLEHLVVLGHYGAERWDATTGTVRAPAAHPGVQAARAELPGFLDGIGAWRGSWIEDKGQAVAVHTRRAEDPVTAFESLRVPLSELAARHGLIVEPGRLVLELRPPGVDKGVALAEYVREVGAGCVLYAGDDLGDVAAYSTVEKLRTEGVPGLLVCSGSEVPALADRADLVVEGPSGVVALLKSLSTVAGKAA, encoded by the coding sequence ATGGCCAGCCAATCGCAACCGCACCCCCTGCCGACCGAGTTCACGCCCGCGACGCCCGCCGGCCGCGACGGCCTCGCCGCGCTGCTGGCCGCACCTGACCGGGCCCTGATCGCCCTCGACTTCGACGGCACGCTCGCCGACATCGTCCCCGACCCGGAGCAGTCCCGCGCCCATCCCGGCGCCGTGGGGGCGCTCGCCGCACTCGCGCCGTACGTCGGCTCCATCGCCGTGATCACCGGCCGGCCGGCCGGCGTCGCGGTCCGGTACGGCGGCTTCGCCGGAGTCGCCGGGCTCGAACACCTCGTCGTACTCGGCCACTACGGCGCCGAGCGCTGGGACGCCACGACCGGCACGGTCCGCGCCCCCGCCGCGCACCCCGGCGTGCAGGCGGCCCGCGCCGAACTGCCCGGTTTCCTCGACGGCATCGGCGCGTGGCGCGGTTCGTGGATCGAGGACAAGGGGCAGGCGGTCGCCGTGCACACGCGGCGCGCGGAGGACCCGGTGACGGCGTTCGAATCGTTGCGCGTGCCTCTATCGGAGCTGGCCGCCCGTCACGGGCTGATCGTCGAACCGGGCCGTCTGGTACTGGAGTTGCGTCCGCCGGGCGTCGACAAGGGCGTGGCGCTCGCGGAGTACGTGCGTGAGGTCGGCGCGGGCTGCGTGCTGTACGCCGGGGACGACCTGGGTGACGTGGCGGCGTACTCGACGGTGGAGAAGCTGCGTACGGAGGGCGTGCCGGGTCTGCTGGTGTGCAGCGGCAGCGAGGTTCCGGCCCTCGCGGACCGTGCGGACCTGGTGGTGGAGGGCCCGTCGGGAGTCGTGGCCCTGCTGAAGTCCCTGTCCACAGTCGCCGGCAAGGCGGCCTGA
- a CDS encoding DUF3263 domain-containing protein, translating to MPYAPDEPVEPSEPSESGGPSVSSESPASSEPAELSESAELSEPAEPSARSGLSERDRAVLAVERRSWPGPGAKERAVREQLGISPTRYYQLLNALLDDPRAVALDPVTVNRLRRVRDARRERR from the coding sequence ATGCCTTACGCCCCGGACGAGCCCGTCGAGCCCTCGGAGCCCTCCGAGTCCGGCGGGCCGTCCGTGTCCTCGGAGTCCCCCGCGTCCTCGGAGCCCGCCGAGCTCTCCGAGTCAGCCGAGCTGTCCGAGCCCGCCGAGCCCTCCGCGCGCTCCGGGCTTTCGGAGCGGGACCGGGCCGTCCTCGCCGTCGAGCGGCGGTCGTGGCCGGGGCCCGGCGCCAAGGAGCGGGCGGTCCGGGAGCAGCTCGGCATCTCGCCGACCCGGTACTACCAGCTCCTGAACGCCCTGCTGGACGATCCGCGCGCCGTCGCGCTCGACCCCGTCACGGTCAACCGCCTCCGCCGGGTACGCGACGCCCGCCGCGAGCGCCGCTGA